In a genomic window of Aricia agestis chromosome 2, ilAriAges1.1, whole genome shotgun sequence:
- the LOC121735193 gene encoding PTB domain-containing adapter protein ced-6 isoform X1 → MADGDVPLVTSFGNSEVEFGGNKLSKPTSRMSNLLFWQGKGKANGTPNGRNWIHAPDALVKGHVAYLVKFLGCTQVDQPKGIEVVKDAIKKLQFTQQLKKSETKDAAKCKKVEITVSVDGVAIQEPRTNNVMYQFPLHRISYCADDKGAKKYFSFIAKGGSVANGMNGHDGDSEKHECFVFVSTKLASEITLTIGQAFDLAYRRFVNDNGKYIEMQKLTLQNKKLELQMNTYKTRLQELSKITYREDLSSYLARNNLADIAEFRPPPELEKQLSSLTLANGFSNGTKSPESGMDAVSNNSGDTFSSNDHNLLLATPPPTHNGRINATGKQSGVTPSKNPTVGTKLENLLLHSDSDSDFDPRACESEPASRFTSPAMDHSTPPPPLLAPPPKASKRQTPANGTAPINGSDLFGSAPFVASPPQPASQVKPNYDISDFNLQTSVFNTSMTGYDPFDTQKANIFGNGYGNAFNGFGNLSEKQTVELDSSFNGFLDKTISEMKDGFSRGISFGNDDFSIDNLDPLKKN, encoded by the exons AATGTCCAACCTGCTCTTCTGGCAGGGGAAGGGTAAAGCAAATGGCACACCCAACGGCAGAAATTGGATCCACGCACCAGACGCGCTAGTTAAGGGCCATGTTGCATATCTAGTTAAG TTCCTAGGATGTACTCAAGTAGACCAACCCAAAGGTATCGAGGTGGTGAAGGACGCCATCAAGAAACTGCAGTTCACGCAGCAGCTGAAGAAGTCGGAGACGAAGGATGCCGCCAAGTGCAAGAAGGTCGAGATCACAGTGTCCGTGGACGGTGTGGCGATACAG GAGCCGAGAACGAATAACGTGATGTACCAGTTCCCGCTGCACCGGATATCCTACTGCGCCGACGACAAGGGCGCCAAGAAGTACTTCTCATTTATTGCTAAAG GTGGCAGCGTCGCCAACGGCATGAACGGTCACGACGGCGACAGCGAGAAGCACGAGTGTTTCGTGTTCGTGTCCACCAAGCTCGCCTCCGAGATCACACTCACCATCGGACAAGCCTTCGACCTCGCTTACAG GCGGTTCGTAAACGACAACGGCAAATACATTGAGATGCAGAAGCTGACGCTACAGAACAAGAAGCTCGAACTACAAATGAACACGTACAAAACGCGCTTACAG GAGCTGTCAAAGATAACGTACCGCGAAGACCTGTCGTCGTACCTCGCGCGCAACAACCTGGCGGACATCGCGGAGTTCCGCCCGCCGCCGGAGCTGGAGAAGCAGCTGTCGTCGCTGACGCTCGCCAACGGCTTCAGTAATGGCACCAAGTCGCCGGAGAGCG GCATGGACGCGGTGTCGAACAACTCTGGCGACACGTTTAGCTCCAACGACCACAACCTGCTGCTGGCCACGCCGCCGCCCACGCACAACGGCAGGATCAACGCCACCGG CAAACAGTCCGGCGTGACGCCGAGCAAGAACCCCACCGTGGGCACCAAGCTCGAGAACCTGCTGCTGCATTCAGACTCCGACAGCG ACTTCGACCCGCGCGCGTGCGAGTCGGAGCCGGCGAGCCGCTTCACGTCGCCCGCCATGGACCACTCCACGCCTCCACCGCCGCTAC TGGCGCCCCCACCTAAAGCCTCCAAACGCCAAACGCCCGCGAACGGCACGGCGCCGATCAACGGAAGCGACTTATTCGGGTCCGCGCCGTTCGTCGCCAGTCCGCCGCAGCCGGCCAGCCAGGTGAAGCCCAACTACGACATTAGCGACTTCAACCTCCAGACCTCGGTGTTCAACACCAGCATGACCGGCTACGACCCCTTCGACACGCAGAAGGCGAATATCTTCGGCAACGGCTACGGCAACGCGTTCAACGGGTTCGGGAACCTCAGCGAGAAACAGACCGTGGAGTTGGACAGCAGCTTCAACGGGTTCTTAGACAAGACCATATCGGAGATGAag GATGGGTTCAGCAGAGGGATCAGTTTTGGAAACGACGATTTTTCAATAGATAACCTGGATCCCCTGAAGAAGaattga
- the LOC121735193 gene encoding PTB domain-containing adapter protein ced-6 isoform X2, which produces MVADELRSELVQRMSNLLFWQGKGKANGTPNGRNWIHAPDALVKGHVAYLVKFLGCTQVDQPKGIEVVKDAIKKLQFTQQLKKSETKDAAKCKKVEITVSVDGVAIQEPRTNNVMYQFPLHRISYCADDKGAKKYFSFIAKGGSVANGMNGHDGDSEKHECFVFVSTKLASEITLTIGQAFDLAYRRFVNDNGKYIEMQKLTLQNKKLELQMNTYKTRLQELSKITYREDLSSYLARNNLADIAEFRPPPELEKQLSSLTLANGFSNGTKSPESGMDAVSNNSGDTFSSNDHNLLLATPPPTHNGRINATGKQSGVTPSKNPTVGTKLENLLLHSDSDSDFDPRACESEPASRFTSPAMDHSTPPPPLLAPPPKASKRQTPANGTAPINGSDLFGSAPFVASPPQPASQVKPNYDISDFNLQTSVFNTSMTGYDPFDTQKANIFGNGYGNAFNGFGNLSEKQTVELDSSFNGFLDKTISEMKDGFSRGISFGNDDFSIDNLDPLKKN; this is translated from the exons AATGTCCAACCTGCTCTTCTGGCAGGGGAAGGGTAAAGCAAATGGCACACCCAACGGCAGAAATTGGATCCACGCACCAGACGCGCTAGTTAAGGGCCATGTTGCATATCTAGTTAAG TTCCTAGGATGTACTCAAGTAGACCAACCCAAAGGTATCGAGGTGGTGAAGGACGCCATCAAGAAACTGCAGTTCACGCAGCAGCTGAAGAAGTCGGAGACGAAGGATGCCGCCAAGTGCAAGAAGGTCGAGATCACAGTGTCCGTGGACGGTGTGGCGATACAG GAGCCGAGAACGAATAACGTGATGTACCAGTTCCCGCTGCACCGGATATCCTACTGCGCCGACGACAAGGGCGCCAAGAAGTACTTCTCATTTATTGCTAAAG GTGGCAGCGTCGCCAACGGCATGAACGGTCACGACGGCGACAGCGAGAAGCACGAGTGTTTCGTGTTCGTGTCCACCAAGCTCGCCTCCGAGATCACACTCACCATCGGACAAGCCTTCGACCTCGCTTACAG GCGGTTCGTAAACGACAACGGCAAATACATTGAGATGCAGAAGCTGACGCTACAGAACAAGAAGCTCGAACTACAAATGAACACGTACAAAACGCGCTTACAG GAGCTGTCAAAGATAACGTACCGCGAAGACCTGTCGTCGTACCTCGCGCGCAACAACCTGGCGGACATCGCGGAGTTCCGCCCGCCGCCGGAGCTGGAGAAGCAGCTGTCGTCGCTGACGCTCGCCAACGGCTTCAGTAATGGCACCAAGTCGCCGGAGAGCG GCATGGACGCGGTGTCGAACAACTCTGGCGACACGTTTAGCTCCAACGACCACAACCTGCTGCTGGCCACGCCGCCGCCCACGCACAACGGCAGGATCAACGCCACCGG CAAACAGTCCGGCGTGACGCCGAGCAAGAACCCCACCGTGGGCACCAAGCTCGAGAACCTGCTGCTGCATTCAGACTCCGACAGCG ACTTCGACCCGCGCGCGTGCGAGTCGGAGCCGGCGAGCCGCTTCACGTCGCCCGCCATGGACCACTCCACGCCTCCACCGCCGCTAC TGGCGCCCCCACCTAAAGCCTCCAAACGCCAAACGCCCGCGAACGGCACGGCGCCGATCAACGGAAGCGACTTATTCGGGTCCGCGCCGTTCGTCGCCAGTCCGCCGCAGCCGGCCAGCCAGGTGAAGCCCAACTACGACATTAGCGACTTCAACCTCCAGACCTCGGTGTTCAACACCAGCATGACCGGCTACGACCCCTTCGACACGCAGAAGGCGAATATCTTCGGCAACGGCTACGGCAACGCGTTCAACGGGTTCGGGAACCTCAGCGAGAAACAGACCGTGGAGTTGGACAGCAGCTTCAACGGGTTCTTAGACAAGACCATATCGGAGATGAag GATGGGTTCAGCAGAGGGATCAGTTTTGGAAACGACGATTTTTCAATAGATAACCTGGATCCCCTGAAGAAGaattga
- the LOC121735193 gene encoding PTB domain-containing adapter protein ced-6 isoform X3, which translates to MSNLLFWQGKGKANGTPNGRNWIHAPDALVKGHVAYLVKFLGCTQVDQPKGIEVVKDAIKKLQFTQQLKKSETKDAAKCKKVEITVSVDGVAIQEPRTNNVMYQFPLHRISYCADDKGAKKYFSFIAKGGSVANGMNGHDGDSEKHECFVFVSTKLASEITLTIGQAFDLAYRRFVNDNGKYIEMQKLTLQNKKLELQMNTYKTRLQELSKITYREDLSSYLARNNLADIAEFRPPPELEKQLSSLTLANGFSNGTKSPESGMDAVSNNSGDTFSSNDHNLLLATPPPTHNGRINATGKQSGVTPSKNPTVGTKLENLLLHSDSDSDFDPRACESEPASRFTSPAMDHSTPPPPLLAPPPKASKRQTPANGTAPINGSDLFGSAPFVASPPQPASQVKPNYDISDFNLQTSVFNTSMTGYDPFDTQKANIFGNGYGNAFNGFGNLSEKQTVELDSSFNGFLDKTISEMKDGFSRGISFGNDDFSIDNLDPLKKN; encoded by the exons ATGTCCAACCTGCTCTTCTGGCAGGGGAAGGGTAAAGCAAATGGCACACCCAACGGCAGAAATTGGATCCACGCACCAGACGCGCTAGTTAAGGGCCATGTTGCATATCTAGTTAAG TTCCTAGGATGTACTCAAGTAGACCAACCCAAAGGTATCGAGGTGGTGAAGGACGCCATCAAGAAACTGCAGTTCACGCAGCAGCTGAAGAAGTCGGAGACGAAGGATGCCGCCAAGTGCAAGAAGGTCGAGATCACAGTGTCCGTGGACGGTGTGGCGATACAG GAGCCGAGAACGAATAACGTGATGTACCAGTTCCCGCTGCACCGGATATCCTACTGCGCCGACGACAAGGGCGCCAAGAAGTACTTCTCATTTATTGCTAAAG GTGGCAGCGTCGCCAACGGCATGAACGGTCACGACGGCGACAGCGAGAAGCACGAGTGTTTCGTGTTCGTGTCCACCAAGCTCGCCTCCGAGATCACACTCACCATCGGACAAGCCTTCGACCTCGCTTACAG GCGGTTCGTAAACGACAACGGCAAATACATTGAGATGCAGAAGCTGACGCTACAGAACAAGAAGCTCGAACTACAAATGAACACGTACAAAACGCGCTTACAG GAGCTGTCAAAGATAACGTACCGCGAAGACCTGTCGTCGTACCTCGCGCGCAACAACCTGGCGGACATCGCGGAGTTCCGCCCGCCGCCGGAGCTGGAGAAGCAGCTGTCGTCGCTGACGCTCGCCAACGGCTTCAGTAATGGCACCAAGTCGCCGGAGAGCG GCATGGACGCGGTGTCGAACAACTCTGGCGACACGTTTAGCTCCAACGACCACAACCTGCTGCTGGCCACGCCGCCGCCCACGCACAACGGCAGGATCAACGCCACCGG CAAACAGTCCGGCGTGACGCCGAGCAAGAACCCCACCGTGGGCACCAAGCTCGAGAACCTGCTGCTGCATTCAGACTCCGACAGCG ACTTCGACCCGCGCGCGTGCGAGTCGGAGCCGGCGAGCCGCTTCACGTCGCCCGCCATGGACCACTCCACGCCTCCACCGCCGCTAC TGGCGCCCCCACCTAAAGCCTCCAAACGCCAAACGCCCGCGAACGGCACGGCGCCGATCAACGGAAGCGACTTATTCGGGTCCGCGCCGTTCGTCGCCAGTCCGCCGCAGCCGGCCAGCCAGGTGAAGCCCAACTACGACATTAGCGACTTCAACCTCCAGACCTCGGTGTTCAACACCAGCATGACCGGCTACGACCCCTTCGACACGCAGAAGGCGAATATCTTCGGCAACGGCTACGGCAACGCGTTCAACGGGTTCGGGAACCTCAGCGAGAAACAGACCGTGGAGTTGGACAGCAGCTTCAACGGGTTCTTAGACAAGACCATATCGGAGATGAag GATGGGTTCAGCAGAGGGATCAGTTTTGGAAACGACGATTTTTCAATAGATAACCTGGATCCCCTGAAGAAGaattga
- the LOC121735215 gene encoding uncharacterized protein LOC121735215 isoform X2 — translation MADVNVEGEEGMKLELGKIVTEKVSESIKNIDVMGMLQKMVATQPEDEESEEIRQKLQGIMDQYEAFSDQDKEQFVTQLKDVLASKLSLKLQNTPLDMSGIEDAIRGAVMPQLYMMAAAALIVFLLIVFFGYKLYKSIKEKEKKREEKKKMKQMKKKK, via the exons ATGGCCGATGTAAACGTAGAGGGTGAGGAGGGTATGAAGCTGGAGTTGGGAAAAATAGTCACAGAGAAAGTATCGGAGTCCATAAAGAATATCGACGTAATGGGAATGCTGCAGAAGATGGTGGCGACGCAGCCAGAGGACGAGGAATCGGAGGAAATACGCCAGAAGTTGCAAGGAATTATGGACCAATACGAGGCGTTTTCGGACCAGGATAAGGAGCAGTTTGTCACCCAGCTGAAGGACGTTCTGGCCAGCAAGCTGTCTCTGAAGCTGCAGAATACTCCGCTAGATATGTCCGGAATAGAGGATGCCATCAGAGGTGCGGTGATGCCGCAACTGTATATGATGGCGGCTGCAGCACTTATCGTTTTCTTGCTGATAG TATTCTTCGGCTACAAGCTCTACAAATCGATAAAGGAAAAGGAAAAGAAGAGGGAAGAGAAAAAGAAAATGAAGCAAATGAAGAAGAAGAAATGA
- the LOC121735215 gene encoding uncharacterized protein LOC121735215 isoform X1, translating to MCVVHYFCCWQHILSYKLVITGRYQRPRSRPFQIHSRYLLYFSLSQGVDTVTNMADVNVEGEEGMKLELGKIVTEKVSESIKNIDVMGMLQKMVATQPEDEESEEIRQKLQGIMDQYEAFSDQDKEQFVTQLKDVLASKLSLKLQNTPLDMSGIEDAIRGAVMPQLYMMAAAALIVFLLIVFFGYKLYKSIKEKEKKREEKKKMKQMKKKK from the exons ATGTGTGTAGTTCATTACTTTTGTTGTTGGCAACACATTTTGTCTTACAAACTTGTTATCACCGGCCGCTATCAGCGACCACGTAGCCGGCCATTTCAAATACACTCGCgatatttgttatattttagtttatctCAAGGTGTCGATACAGTGACC AACATGGCCGATGTAAACGTAGAGGGTGAGGAGGGTATGAAGCTGGAGTTGGGAAAAATAGTCACAGAGAAAGTATCGGAGTCCATAAAGAATATCGACGTAATGGGAATGCTGCAGAAGATGGTGGCGACGCAGCCAGAGGACGAGGAATCGGAGGAAATACGCCAGAAGTTGCAAGGAATTATGGACCAATACGAGGCGTTTTCGGACCAGGATAAGGAGCAGTTTGTCACCCAGCTGAAGGACGTTCTGGCCAGCAAGCTGTCTCTGAAGCTGCAGAATACTCCGCTAGATATGTCCGGAATAGAGGATGCCATCAGAGGTGCGGTGATGCCGCAACTGTATATGATGGCGGCTGCAGCACTTATCGTTTTCTTGCTGATAG TATTCTTCGGCTACAAGCTCTACAAATCGATAAAGGAAAAGGAAAAGAAGAGGGAAGAGAAAAAGAAAATGAAGCAAATGAAGAAGAAGAAATGA